A genomic region of Pelodiscus sinensis isolate JC-2024 chromosome 1, ASM4963464v1, whole genome shotgun sequence contains the following coding sequences:
- the DDX3X gene encoding ATP-dependent RNA helicase DDX3X isoform X4 — protein sequence MSHVAVENALSLDQQFAGLDLNNSDSQSGGSTASKGRYIPPHLRNREPSKQDSPNWDSGRGGNGYMNGYDRDSRMNGYDRDRSGFGSRGGSGRDDRGFDGGWDSGRDKDAYSSFGARTDRGGKSSFFSERGNGSRGGRYDDRGRGGDYDGIGSRGDRSGFGRLDRGGNSRWSEKSDEDDWSKPLPPSDRLEQELFSGGNTGINFEKYDDIPVEATGNNCPPHIESFSDVDMGEIIMGNIELTRYTRPTPVQKHAIPIIKDKRDLMACAQTGSGKTAAFLLPILSQIYTDGPGDALRAMKENGRYGRRKQYPISLVLAPTRELAVQIYEEARKFAYRSKVRPCVVYGGADIGQQIRDLERGCHLLVATPGRLVDMMERGKIGLDFCKYLVLDEADRMLDMGFEPQIRRIVEQDTMPPKGVRHTMMFSATFPKEIQMLARDFLDEYIFLAVGRVGSTSENITQKVVWVEESDKRSFLLDLLNATGKDSLTLVFVETKKGADSLEDFLYHEGYACTSIHGDRSQRDREEALHQFRSGRSPILVATAVAARGLDISNVKHVINFDLPSDIEEYVHRIGRTGRVGNLGLATSFFNERNINITKDLLDLLVEAKQEVPSWLENMAYEQLHKGGSSRGRSKSRFSGGFGARDYRTSSGGSSSSFSSSRPSSSRSGGGGGSSSGHGGSRGFGGGYGGSFYNSDGYGGNYNSQGVDWWGN from the exons ATGAGTCATGTGGCGGTGGAAAATGCCCTCAGTCTAGACCAGCAG tttgCTGGTCTAGACCTGAATAACTCAGACTCTCAGAGTGGCGGAAGCACAGCAAGCA aagGTCGATACATTCCTCCTCATTTAAGGAATAGAGAACCTTCAAAACAGG ATTCCCCCAACTGGGACTCTGGTCGCGGAGGTAATGGCTATATGAATGGCTATGACCGAGACAGCCGGATGAATGGCTATGATCGTGATCGCAGTGGGTTTGGATCTAGAGGAGGATCCGGACGTGATGACAGAG GATTTGACGGTGGGTGGGATTCTGGTAGAGACAAGGATGCATACAGCAGCTTTGGTGCTCGGACTGACCGTGGTGGAAAATCAAGCTTCTTTAGTGAACGTGGGAATGGGTCAAGAGGAGGAAG ATATGACGATCGTGGAAGAGGCGGTGACTATGATGGTATTGGCAGCCGTGGTGATAGGAGTGGCTTTGGCAGACTTGACCGTGGTGGAAATAGTCGCTGGTCTGAAAAGTCAGATGAAGATGATTGGTCAAAACCACTTCCTCCAAGTGATCGTCTGGAACA AGAGCTCTTCTCCGGTGGCAATACAGGCATTAACTTTGAGAAATATGATGACATTCCTGTTGAGGCAACAGGCAACAACTGTCCTCCACATATTGAAAGT TTCAGTGACGTTGACATGGGAGAAATTATCATGGGAAACATTGAGCTCACTCGCTATACCCGCCCTACTCCAGTACAGAAACATGCTATACCTATCATCAAAGACAAGAGAGATCTGATGGCTTGTGCCCAGACAG GTTCTGGGAAAACTGCTGCTTTTCTTTTACCAATATTGAGTCAGATCTATACAGATGGACCAGGTGATGCCTTGAGAGCTATGAAG GAAAATGGAAGATATGGACGCCGTAAGCAATACCCAATCTCACTAGTCTTGGCTCCAACTAGAGAACTGGCAGTGCAGATCTATGAAGAAGCCCGAAAG TTTGCATATCGTTCCAAAGTTCGTCCTTGTGTTGTCTATGGTGGTGCTGATATCGGCCAACAGATACGTGACTTGGAACGTGGGTGTCATTTGCTTGTAGCAACTCCAGGACGTCTGGTTGACATGATGGAGAGGGGAAAGATTGGATTGGACTTTTGCAA GTATCTGGTACTGGATGAAGCTGATCGCATGCTTGATATGGGGTTTGAACCTCAGATTCGCCGTATTGTTGAACAAGATACTATGCCACCAAAAGGAGTTCGTCATACCATGATGTTCAGTGCTACTTTTCCCAAGGAAATCCAG ATGCTTGCCCGTGACTTCCTGGATGAATATATCTTTCTGGCTGTTGGCAGAGTTGGCTCTACATCTGAGAACATCACACAGAAAGTAGTCTGGGTGGAAGAGTCAGACAAACGGTCATTTCTGCTTGACCTGCTAAATGCCACAG GCAAGGATTCCCTGACTCTGGTGTTCGTGGAGACTAAAAAGGGAGCTGACTCTTTGGAGGACTTTCTCTACCACGAAGGATACGCTTGTACAAGCATCCATGGAGATCGCTCTCAGCGCGATAGAGAAGAAGCTCTACACCAGTTCCGCTCAGGCAGAAGCCCAATTCTGGTTGCCACAGCA GTTGCAGCAAGAGGATTGGACATTTCAAATGTGAAACATGTCATAAACTTTGACTTGCCAAGTGATATTGAAGAATATGTACATCGCATTGGTCGTACAGGCCGTGTGGGAAACCTTG GCCTTGCCACCTCCTTCTTCAATGAGAGGAACATAAACATCACCAAGGACTTGCTAGATCTTCTTGTTGAAGCTAAACAGGAAGTACCGTCATGGTTGGAAAACATGGCTTATGAGCAGCTTCATAAGGGTGGTAGCAGTCGTGGGCGTTCCAAGAG TAGGTTCAGTGGAGGATTTGGTGCCAGAGACTATCGAACAAGTAGCGGTGGTAGCAGTAGTAGCTTTAGCAGTAGCCGACCAAGCAGCAGtcgcagtggtggtggtggtggcagcagcagtggccatggaggCAGCAGAGGATTTGGAG GTGGCTACGGAGGCAGCTTCTACAACAGCGATGGATATGGAGGAAACTATAACTCCCAGGGGGTTGACTGGTGGGGCAACTGA